From the genome of Lutzomyia longipalpis isolate SR_M1_2022 chromosome 2, ASM2433408v1, one region includes:
- the LOC129790991 gene encoding vacuolar protein sorting-associated protein 18 homolog: MTSMFDQYNKTLKRDESSTKSSSVTPTTSSGYISVRMSQEAPIFSKLKMNISMPHVINHLVVSNGWLMLVMANNVVFRMQLTDINRSDEVALEKYTAGQEIARVFLDPLGAHLLIALVPKSTQFVPELLYLHRNQSKPKRLDKFRDHEITCVAFNYENDSETSTGPILLGTSRGLIFEIELAVESEKVVHNNWKQVFDIGRNENIGITGIEYFRVPNTNEYIVLATSVDRLYKFQETIKSDERQPLQSIFNSYLNVPEDIQDFHEIKKAAKGKATKLRVCYDYKSHFPRSFGWITEPCIFYGEMDSKCDNPARIVQNKQITLPESEGATVPVAFALTDFHAILVYPDHLAAISLLNYQIVYEEFISENFGPLLNAVRDYRENVIYVYSTKVIFRIKVTKEERNVWRIYMEKGEFDSALKYARENPAHLDIVLRRQAEQCFTRAEFLESARLYAETQASFEGICLKFLEINENEALMIFLKKRLEGLKAQDKSQITMLVVWMVELYLTEIARKSEHQDQVRVLQRDFDAFMNTPRVVECMKTNRGVIYDLMASHGDSHNLATLAGVNRDFENVVNQHIAQGKFLEALAVLRSQNRPELFYKYAPILMEDIPRETIAAAMVQGKRLDAVKLLPTLIVIESDTHVAEIIRYLEFCVHSMGCTETAIHNFLIQLYAQHRAEKLMIFLETQGKDISMIHYDVHYALRVCRQHNVPEACVFLQCLLEMWHQAVELALTVNTKLAQHTASMAPDKDLRRKLWLRIAEHEIRGREDVKEALELLQECDLLRIEDLLPFFSDFERIDHFKDAICDALKEYNLKIQEQRRDMDESAKSAEKVRSELQTFRNRSVTISPADLCSICSACILIRPFFLFPCGHKFHEDCLEKHLTPQLSPEVAQRLSGLKMRLSMLGAGQTVSGSDAQGAREALKEEIQSITASDCVFCGEMTIETIDKPFISDWDRVRNDWE; encoded by the exons ATGACGTCAATGTTTGATCAGTACAATAAGACCCTGAAGCGGGATGAGAGCTCAACAAAGAGCAGTTCAGTCACACCAACAACCTCAAGTGGATACATTTCAGTCAGGATGTCCCAGGAAGCGCCAATCTTCAGTAAATTGAAGATGAACATCTCCATGCCGCACGTCATCAATCACCTGGTTGTCTCCAATGGGTGGCTGATGCTCGTGATGGCTAATAATGTGGTCTTCCGGATGCAACTAACTGACATAAATCGTTCAGATG AAGTTGCCCTGGAGAAGTATACAGCTGGTCAGGAGATTGCCAGGGTCTTCCTGGATCCGCTAGGAGCTCATCTGCTGATTGCTCTCGTTCCAAAGTCCACACAATTTGTTCCGGAACTTCTCTATCTCCATCGGAATCAGAGTAAACCCAAAAGACTCGATAAGTTCCGCGATCACGAGATCACCTGCGTTGCTTTCAACTATGAGAATGATTCGGAGACATCAACAGGACCCATTTTGCTGGGTACCAGCCGTGGTCTCATCTTTGAAATTGAACTCGCAGTGGAGTCTGAAAAAGTTGTTCACAACAACTGGAAGCAG GTCTTTGACATCGGACGCAATGAGAACATTGGCATTACTGGGATTGAGTACTTCCGTGTCCCGAACACCAATGAATACATTGTCCTGGCCACAAGTGTCGATCGCTTGTACAAATTCCAGGAAACCATCAAATCCGACGAGAGACAACCTCTTCAGAGTATCTTCAACTCCTACCTGAACGTCCCAGAGGACATTCAGGATTTCCATGAGATTAAGAAAGCAGCCAAGGGCAAGGCAACAAAACTCCGTGTCTGTTATGACTACAAATCCCATTTCCCGCGTTCCTTTGGATGGATCACAGAACCGTGCATTTTCTACGGCGAAATGGACTCCAAGTGTGACAATCCAGCCAGAATTGtacaaaacaaacaaatcaCCTTGCCAGAGAGTGAAGGAGCAACAGTTCCAGTTGCTTTTGCTCTCACAGATTTCCACGCAATCCTCGTCTATCCTGACCACTTGGCGGCTATTTCACTTCTAAACTACCAAATAGTCTATGAGGAATTCATCAGTGAGAATTTTGGGCCACTCCTGAATGCAGTCAGGGATTACCGGGAGAACGTTATCTACGTCTACAGCACCAAAGTTATTTTTCG AATTAAGGTGACAAAGGAGGAGCGCAATGTGTGGCGGATTTACATGGAGAAGGGAGAATTTGACAGTGCCCTCAAGTATGCCCGGGAAAATCCTGCCCACTTGGACATTGTCCTGCGTCGTCAAGCAGAGCAGTGCTTCACTCGGGCTGAATTCCTCGAGAGTGCTCGTCTCTATGCAGAGACGCAGGCAAGCTTCGAGGGAATCTGCCTGAAATTCCTGGAAATCAATGAGAATGAAGCTCTGATGATCTTCCTGAAGAAGCGTCTCGAGGGGCTTAAAGCGCAGGATAAGAGTCAGATTACAATGCTCGTGGTGTGGATGGTGGAGCTGTATCTCACGGAAATAGCCCGAAAGAGTGAGCATCAGGATCAAGTGCGTGTCCTTCAGAGAGATTTTGATGCATTCATGAACACCCCGAGGGTGGTGGAGTGCATGAAGACAAATCGTGGGGTTATCTATGATCTCATGGCATCACACGGAGATTCCCACAACTTGGCCACCTTGGCGGGTGTTAATCGCGACTTTGAGAATGTTGTCAATCAGCACATTGCTCAGGGGAAGTTCTTGGAAGCTCTCGCGGTGCTCCGAAGTCAAAATCGTCCTGAATTGTTTTACAAATACGCCCCAATTCTCATGGAGGACATTCCCAGGGAGACAATTGCTGCTGCCATGGTGCAAGGAAAGCGTCTGGATGCCGTGAAACTCCTGCCCACGTTGATTGTCATTGAGAGCGATACGCATGTGGCTGAGATAATAAGATACTTGGAATTCTGCGTTCATTCCATGGGATGTACTGAGACAGCAATTCATAATTTCCTCATTCAACTCTATGCCCAGCATCGGGCTGAGAAGTTGATGATTTTCCTAGAGACGCAGGGAAAGGATATCTCGATGATTCACTACGACGTCCATTATGCTCTTCGGGTATGTCGGCAGCACAATGTCCCCGAGGCTTGTGTCTTCCTGCAGTGTCTCCTGGAAATGTGGCACCAAGCGGTTGAACTGGCACTCACAGTTAATACAAAACTAGCCCAACATACAGCCTCAATGGCCCCGGATAAGGATCTGCGGCGAAAATTGTGGTTACGTATTGCGGAGCATGAAATCCGTGGCCGGGAAGATGTCAAAGAAGCCCTGGAGTTGCTTCAGGAATGTGATCTGCTGCGAATTGAAGACCTCCTTCCCTTCTTCTCTGACTTTGAGCGCATTGATCACTTCAAGGATGCCATTTGTGATGCCCTCAAGGAGTACAATCTCAAAATCCAGGAACAGCGACGAGATATGGATGAATCAGCAAAGTCGGCGGAAAAAGTCCGCTCTGAGCTACAGACATTCCGTAATAGATCAGTTACGATTTCCCCGGCGGATTTATGCTCAATTTGCAGTGCTTGCATCCTCATAAGACCCTTCTTTCTCTTCCCGTGCGGTCATAAATTCCACGAGGATTGCCTGGAGAAGCATCTAACGCCACAACTTAGTCCCGAAGTGGCGCAACGGCTTTCAGGGCTGAAAATGCGACTCAGTATGCTCGGAGCGGGTCAGACAGTGTCTGGAAGTGATGCTCAGGGAGCCAGAGAAGctttaaaggaagaaattcaGAGTATTACAGCATCTGATTGTGTCTTTTGTGGCGAGATGACGATCGAAACTATCGATAAGCCCTTTATCAGTGATTGGGATAGAGTCCGCAATGATTGGGagtaa